In Miscanthus floridulus cultivar M001 chromosome 5, ASM1932011v1, whole genome shotgun sequence, one genomic interval encodes:
- the LOC136452752 gene encoding AP2/ERF and B3 domain-containing protein Os01g0693400-like: MDSASSLVDDTSGGGGASTDKLRALAVAAAASGPPLERMGSGASAVVDAAEPGAEADSGSAAAPGSASGAAAAVGVGGKLPSSRYKGVVPQPNGRWGAQIYERHQRVWLGTFAGEADAARAYDVAAQRFRGRDAVTNFRPLADADQDAAAELRFLASRSKAEVVDMLRKHTYFDELAQNKRAAAASAATATASSLAINNNNNHSSHASPSPATAREHLFDKTVTPSDVGKLNRLVIPKQHAEKHFPLQLPSAGGESKGVLLNLEDAAGKVWRFRYSYWNSSQSYVLTKGWSRFVKEKGLQAGDVVGFYRSSAAGAGAGADSKLFIDYKLRPNSVVTASTTTSPVGSSPPAPVAKAVRLFGVDLLTTPATASAPADAMAAGCKRARDLASPPQAAFKKQLVELALV; the protein is encoded by the coding sequence ATGGACAGCGCCAGCAGCCTCGTGGACgacaccagcggcggcggcggcgcgtccaCGGACAAGCTAAGGGCTttggccgtcgccgccgccgcctcggggCCGCCGCTGGAGCGCATGGGCAGCGGCGCCAGCGCTGTCGTGGACGCGGCCGAGCCTGGGGCCGAGGCGGACTCCGGCTCTGCCGCCGCCCCGGGCTCCGCCTCCGGTGCCGCCGCCGCAGTGGGCGTGGGCGGGAAGCTGCCGTCGTCCAGGTACAAGGGCGTGGTGCCGCAGCCCAACGGGCGGTGGGGCGCACAGATCTACGAGCGGCACCAGCGCGTGTGGCTCGGCACCTTCGCGGGCGAGGCCGACGCCGCGCGCGCCTACGACGTCGCGGCGCAGCGGTTCCGGGGCCGCGACGCGGTCACCAACTTCCGCCCGCTCGCGGACGCCGACCAGGACGCGGCCGCCGAGCTCCGGTTCCTCGCGTCCCGCTCCAAGGCCGAGGTCGTCGACATGCTCCGCAAGCACACCTACTTCGACGAGCTCGCGCAGAAtaagcgcgccgccgccgcgtccgcgGCCACGGCCACCGCCTCGTCGCTagccatcaacaacaacaacaaccattCCTCCCACGCGTCGCCCTCCCCCGCGACGGCGCGGGAGCACCTCTTCGACAAGACGGTGACCCCCAGCGACGTGGGCAAGCTGAACCGGCTGGTGATCCCGAAGCAGCACGCCGAGAAGCACTTCCCGCTGCAGCTCCCGTCCGCCGGCGGCGAGAGCAAGGGCGTGCTCCTAAACCTGGAGGACGCCGCGGGCAAGGTGTGGCGGTTCCGCTACTCCTACTGGAACAGCAGCCAGAGCTACGTGCTCACCAAGGGCTGGAGCCGCTTCGTCAAGGAGAAGGGCCTCCAGGCCGGCGACGTCGTCGGCTTCTACCGCTCGTCcgcggccggcgccggcgccggcgccgacaGCAAGCTCTTCATCGACTACAAGCTGCGGCCTAACAGCGTCGTCACCGCCTCGACGACGACAAGCCCCGTGGGGTCATCGCCTCCGGCGCCGGTGGCCAAGGCCGTGCGTCTCTTCGGCGTCGACCTGCTGACGACACCAGCCACCGCCTCAGCGCCGGCGGACGCCATGGCCGCCGGGTGCAAGAGAGCCCGGGACTTGGCCTCGCCCCCGCAGGCGGCGTTCAAGAAGCAGCTCGTGGAGCTGGCACTAGTGTAG